The Streptomyces sp. P9-A4 genome contains a region encoding:
- a CDS encoding proline racemase family protein, with translation MSTTPHTVRTTDYHAAGEPFRIVDEDLPPIPGDTVAERRATALGPGGSGTDPRPGPLDDLRRLLSREPRGHAGMYGGFIVPPDDDGAHFGVLFWHKDGYSTACGHGTMALGAWAVDTGRVPVPDDGDVPVRIDVPSGRVTATVHRAEGRTTGVTFRNIPARTLARKVPVTTTFGTVDVDIADSGACYVSVPARALGLHVTVPDLPELVRAGREIRAALPTYDVYGVILHEELPDTPEGPAQRNVTVFADGQIDRSPCGSGTSARLVLLGEDGRLAPGETLRHESVVGTVFTGRLLDGGVTEVTGTTHRTGSHAFHLDPHDDLGAGFLL, from the coding sequence GTGAGCACCACCCCGCACACGGTCCGCACCACCGACTACCACGCCGCCGGCGAGCCCTTCCGGATCGTGGACGAGGACCTGCCCCCCATCCCCGGCGACACCGTCGCCGAACGCCGCGCCACCGCGCTCGGACCCGGCGGCTCCGGCACCGACCCGCGCCCCGGCCCCCTCGACGATCTGCGCCGCCTCCTCTCCCGGGAGCCGCGCGGGCACGCCGGAATGTACGGCGGCTTCATCGTGCCGCCCGACGACGACGGCGCCCACTTCGGCGTCCTCTTCTGGCACAAGGACGGCTACTCCACCGCCTGCGGCCACGGCACCATGGCCCTCGGCGCCTGGGCCGTCGACACCGGCCGCGTCCCCGTCCCCGACGACGGCGACGTCCCCGTCCGCATCGACGTGCCCTCCGGCCGCGTCACCGCGACCGTGCACCGCGCCGAAGGCCGCACCACCGGAGTCACCTTCCGCAACATCCCGGCCCGCACCCTCGCCCGCAAGGTCCCGGTCACCACCACCTTCGGCACCGTCGACGTCGACATCGCCGACTCCGGCGCCTGCTACGTCTCCGTCCCCGCCCGCGCGCTCGGCCTCCACGTCACCGTGCCCGACCTGCCCGAACTCGTCCGCGCCGGACGGGAGATCCGCGCCGCGCTCCCCACGTACGACGTGTACGGCGTCATCCTCCACGAAGAACTGCCCGACACCCCCGAAGGGCCCGCCCAGCGCAACGTCACCGTCTTCGCCGACGGCCAGATCGACCGCTCGCCCTGCGGCTCCGGCACCTCCGCGCGCCTCGTCCTGCTCGGCGAGGACGGTCGCCTCGCCCCCGGCGAGACCCTGCGCCACGAATCCGTCGTCGGCACCGTCTTCACGGGCCGCCTCCTCGACGGAGGGGTCACCGAGGTCACCGGCACCACCCACCGCACCGGCAGCCACGCCTTCCACCTCGACCCCCACGACGACCTGGGAGCGGGGTTCCTCCTGTGA
- a CDS encoding ornithine cyclodeaminase family protein, with amino-acid sequence MTRPLFLDAATMARLLGPAAVADVLADALRAGLEPDAQPHRTAVPVPAGELLLMPAAFGSFAGVKIAGVAPGNAALGLPRITGSYLLLDGTDLRPLALLDGAALTELRTPAVSALAVSRLTPADRPLRLVVFGSGPQAYGHLEAVLAVREVAEAVVVARNEAGGRALAGYARTLGALARTGAPDEVAKADLVVCCTTAREPLFDGALVPPGATVVAVGSHEPDARETDSTLVARSEVYVEGRSAALREAGDLLVPLSEGAIAADHIAGDLAELVTGRSLPSEDRPRFFKSVGMAWEDLAVATALYRAAGSA; translated from the coding sequence GTGACCAGGCCGCTCTTCCTCGACGCCGCGACCATGGCCCGCCTGCTGGGCCCCGCCGCCGTCGCCGACGTCCTCGCCGACGCCCTGCGCGCCGGACTCGAACCCGACGCCCAGCCGCACCGCACCGCCGTCCCCGTCCCGGCCGGCGAACTCCTCCTGATGCCCGCCGCCTTCGGCTCCTTCGCCGGCGTCAAGATCGCCGGAGTCGCCCCCGGCAACGCCGCCCTCGGGCTGCCCCGCATCACCGGCTCCTACCTGCTGCTCGACGGCACCGACCTCCGGCCGCTCGCCCTCCTCGACGGGGCGGCCCTCACCGAGCTGCGCACCCCGGCCGTCTCCGCCCTCGCCGTCAGCCGTCTGACCCCGGCCGACCGGCCGCTGCGCCTCGTCGTCTTCGGCTCGGGCCCCCAGGCCTACGGCCACCTGGAGGCCGTCCTCGCCGTCCGCGAGGTCGCCGAGGCCGTCGTCGTCGCGCGCAACGAGGCCGGCGGACGCGCCCTCGCCGGATACGCCCGCACCCTCGGCGCCCTCGCCCGCACCGGCGCCCCCGACGAGGTCGCCAAGGCCGACCTCGTCGTCTGCTGCACCACGGCCCGCGAACCGCTCTTCGACGGCGCCCTGGTGCCGCCCGGCGCCACCGTCGTCGCCGTCGGCTCGCACGAGCCGGACGCCCGCGAGACCGACAGCACGCTCGTCGCGCGCTCCGAGGTCTACGTCGAGGGGCGGTCCGCCGCGCTGCGCGAGGCGGGCGACCTGCTCGTCCCCCTCTCCGAGGGGGCGATCGCGGCCGACCACATCGCGGGCGACCTCGCCGAGCTGGTGACCGGGCGCAGCCTGCCCTCGGAGGACCGCCCGCGCTTCTTCAAGAGCGTGGGAATGGCCTGGGAGGACCTCGCCGTCGCCACCGCCCTCTACCGGGCCGCCGGTTCGGCTTGA
- a CDS encoding ABC transporter ATP-binding protein — protein sequence MTTTPPPLLRVRDLTMTFPGRRRSSAPVRAVDGIGFDVAAGETLGLVGESGCGKSTTGRTIVRLLEPTAGSVSYDGRDISHLSQRELKPLRRDLQMVFQDPHSSLNPRQTVARIISDPLLVQGSSAAAARERAVELMELVGLIPEHIDRYPHEFSGGQAQRIGIARALATGPRLVVADEPVSALDVSVQAQIVNLMERLQRELGLAYLFIAHDLSVVKRVCDRVAVMYLGRIVEIGAKERVYAAPAHPYTRALLSAVPLPDPAAERARERITLLGDPPSPASPPPGCTFHPRCPKAQAICRTEAPLLRIAAPGEAREVACHFPEAA from the coding sequence ATGACCACGACCCCACCGCCCCTGCTCCGGGTCCGGGACCTCACGATGACGTTCCCGGGGCGCCGCAGGAGCTCGGCCCCGGTCCGGGCTGTCGACGGCATCGGCTTCGACGTGGCGGCGGGCGAGACCCTGGGCCTCGTCGGCGAGTCCGGCTGCGGCAAGTCGACCACGGGCCGCACGATCGTACGGCTCCTGGAACCGACCGCCGGCTCCGTCTCGTACGACGGGCGCGACATCAGCCATCTGTCGCAGCGGGAGCTCAAACCGCTCCGGCGCGACCTCCAGATGGTCTTCCAGGACCCGCACTCCTCCCTCAACCCCCGGCAGACGGTGGCCCGGATCATCTCCGACCCGCTGCTCGTGCAGGGGAGTTCGGCGGCTGCGGCGCGCGAGCGGGCCGTGGAGCTGATGGAGCTGGTCGGGCTCATCCCCGAGCACATCGACCGCTACCCGCACGAGTTCTCCGGCGGCCAGGCCCAGCGCATCGGCATCGCCCGCGCCCTGGCCACCGGTCCCCGTCTGGTGGTGGCCGACGAACCGGTCTCCGCCCTCGATGTCTCCGTCCAGGCGCAGATCGTCAATCTGATGGAGCGGCTCCAGCGCGAACTGGGCCTCGCCTACCTCTTCATCGCCCACGACCTGTCCGTGGTGAAGCGGGTCTGCGACCGGGTGGCCGTGATGTACCTCGGCCGGATCGTGGAGATCGGCGCCAAGGAACGGGTGTACGCGGCCCCCGCGCACCCCTACACCCGGGCGCTGCTGTCCGCCGTACCGCTGCCGGACCCGGCGGCCGAGCGGGCGCGCGAGCGGATCACGCTGCTCGGTGACCCGCCGAGCCCCGCCTCTCCCCCGCCGGGCTGCACCTTCCACCCGCGCTGCCCGAAGGCGCAGGCGATCTGCCGTACGGAGGCTCCGCTGCTGCGGATCGCCGCACCGGGCGAGGCGCGGGAGGTCGCCTGCCACTTCCCCGAAGCCGCCTGA
- a CDS encoding ABC transporter ATP-binding protein: MADSASLLSVRDLTVTFPTKRGPVRAVDSLAFDVLPGRTLGIVGESGSGKSVTSLAVMGLHTGAEVTGSVTLGGRELIGLSDRELNGLRGRRMAMIFQDPLSSLHPYYTVGEQVAEHHRVHFGSRRAAARERAVEALAEVGIPEPRRRAGEYPHQFSGGMRQRVMIAMALVCEPDLLIADEPTTALDVTVQAQILDLIARLQQERGLSVVMITHDLGVVARVAHDVLVMYGGRAAEHAPVDALFASPAHPYTRGLLDSLPRLDDPDDAPLRAIPGSPPSLLAPAPGCAFAPRCSRAAAGSTEERARCTGERPALGGPDGHPAACHFPAYEGVAS, translated from the coding sequence ATGGCCGACTCCGCCTCCCTCCTGTCGGTACGGGACCTCACGGTCACCTTCCCGACGAAGCGCGGCCCCGTCCGGGCCGTCGACTCCCTCGCCTTCGACGTGCTGCCCGGCCGGACCCTCGGCATCGTCGGCGAGTCCGGCTCCGGGAAGTCGGTGACCTCCCTCGCCGTCATGGGCCTGCACACGGGCGCCGAGGTCACCGGCTCCGTCACCCTCGGCGGCCGGGAGCTGATCGGCCTCTCCGACCGCGAGCTGAACGGGCTGCGCGGCCGGCGGATGGCCATGATCTTCCAGGACCCGCTGTCCAGCCTCCACCCCTACTACACCGTCGGCGAGCAGGTCGCGGAGCACCACCGGGTCCACTTCGGCTCCCGGCGGGCCGCCGCCCGCGAGCGCGCCGTGGAGGCGCTCGCCGAGGTCGGCATCCCCGAACCCCGGCGCCGGGCCGGCGAGTACCCCCACCAGTTCTCCGGCGGCATGCGCCAGCGCGTGATGATCGCGATGGCGCTCGTCTGCGAACCCGACCTCCTCATCGCGGACGAACCCACCACCGCGCTCGACGTCACCGTCCAGGCCCAGATCCTGGACCTGATCGCCCGGCTCCAGCAGGAGCGGGGCCTCTCCGTCGTCATGATCACCCACGATCTCGGGGTGGTCGCCCGGGTGGCCCACGACGTGCTCGTCATGTACGGCGGCCGGGCCGCCGAACACGCCCCGGTGGACGCCCTGTTCGCGTCCCCCGCCCACCCCTACACCCGGGGGCTGCTCGACTCGCTCCCCCGCCTCGACGACCCCGACGACGCCCCGCTGCGGGCGATCCCGGGCAGCCCGCCGTCGCTGCTCGCACCGGCACCGGGCTGCGCGTTCGCACCCCGCTGCTCCCGGGCCGCCGCCGGCTCCACCGAGGAGCGGGCCCGCTGCACGGGCGAACGCCCGGCCCTCGGCGGCCCGGACGGCCACCCGGCCGCCTGCCACTTCCCCGCGTACGAAGGCGTCGCCTCATGA
- a CDS encoding ABC transporter permease, whose amino-acid sequence MILYLGRRLLGVLGVLLAIAAVTFAIFYVLPSDPAAAACGKSCSADRLEAIRANMGLDAPLWRQFADFVTGIFTGRTLGTGQYALECDFPCLGYSYENSQGVWDLLVDRLPVSASLAVGAAVIWLVLGLGAGVTAALRKDTVTDRVLMVGAVAAASLPVYFTSVMLIYGLIRVAGLLPYPQYVPFGSDPLSWASNLLLPWLALALLYAAMYARQSRSSMIESMAEPYIRTARAKGLPRRTVVVKHGLRAGMTPILTIFGMDLGGLLAGAVITESIFGLPGVGRLFYGALSTGDQPVVLGVTLLAATFIVVANLAVDLLYAVVDPRVRY is encoded by the coding sequence GTGATCCTCTACCTCGGCCGCCGGCTGCTCGGCGTGCTCGGCGTACTGCTCGCCATCGCCGCCGTCACCTTCGCCATCTTCTACGTCCTCCCCTCCGACCCCGCTGCCGCCGCCTGCGGCAAGTCGTGCAGCGCCGACCGCCTGGAGGCCATCCGCGCCAACATGGGCCTGGACGCCCCGCTCTGGCGGCAGTTCGCCGACTTCGTCACCGGCATCTTCACCGGCCGCACCCTGGGCACCGGCCAGTACGCCCTGGAGTGCGACTTCCCCTGCCTCGGCTACTCGTACGAGAACAGCCAGGGCGTCTGGGACCTCCTCGTCGACCGGCTGCCGGTCTCCGCCTCGCTGGCCGTGGGCGCCGCCGTGATCTGGCTGGTGCTCGGTCTCGGCGCGGGCGTCACCGCCGCACTCCGCAAGGACACCGTCACCGACCGGGTCCTGATGGTCGGCGCGGTCGCCGCCGCCTCGCTGCCCGTCTACTTCACCTCGGTGATGCTGATCTACGGGCTGATCCGGGTCGCCGGCCTGCTGCCCTACCCGCAGTACGTGCCCTTCGGCTCCGACCCGCTCTCCTGGGCCTCCAACCTGCTGCTCCCCTGGCTGGCGCTGGCCCTGCTCTACGCCGCCATGTACGCGCGGCAGAGCCGGAGTTCGATGATCGAGAGCATGGCGGAGCCGTACATCCGCACCGCCCGCGCCAAGGGCCTCCCGCGCCGCACCGTGGTCGTCAAGCACGGACTGCGCGCCGGCATGACACCCATCCTGACCATCTTCGGGATGGACCTGGGCGGGCTGCTCGCGGGCGCGGTCATCACCGAGTCCATCTTCGGACTGCCCGGAGTCGGACGCCTCTTCTACGGCGCCCTGTCCACCGGCGACCAGCCCGTCGTCCTCGGCGTGACCCTGCTCGCCGCCACCTTCATCGTCGTCGCCAACCTGGCCGTCGACCTGCTGTACGCCGTCGTCGACCCGCGAGTGAGGTACTGA
- a CDS encoding ABC transporter permease, with translation MTIDTTGTTQPDEPRTSTGPTEPGKPGRSGRFRKSATPPADRAAGGPWQLVRAELRRRPSARISLGVVAFFALLTVAAPLLSTLGGWGPDEFDKSAVDPYLGGLPIGPLGGVSADHWLGVEPITGRDLFARVVHGAQVSLLIAFSATAIVVVAGTAAGIAAGYFGGRTDTVLSRLMDLTMSFPSLIFMIAMMSVARDVNRIVLMTAVIGLFGWPGIARVVRGQTLSLKHREYVDAARVGGSGPWRILVRDILPGVAGPVIAYTTLMVPGMIATEAALSYLGVGVRPPTPSWGQMIAESVAYYDTDPMYFAVPSLCLFLTVLAFTLLGDTLRDVLDPRGGGA, from the coding sequence ATGACCATCGACACCACGGGCACCACCCAGCCCGACGAGCCCCGCACATCCACCGGACCCACCGAGCCGGGAAAACCGGGCAGGTCCGGCAGGTTCCGCAAGAGCGCCACCCCGCCCGCCGACCGCGCGGCCGGCGGGCCCTGGCAGCTCGTCCGCGCCGAACTGCGCCGCCGCCCCTCCGCCCGGATCTCCCTCGGCGTGGTCGCGTTCTTCGCGCTCCTCACCGTGGCCGCCCCGCTGCTCAGCACGCTGGGCGGCTGGGGCCCGGACGAGTTCGACAAGAGCGCCGTCGACCCGTACCTGGGCGGCCTGCCCATCGGTCCGCTCGGCGGCGTCTCGGCCGACCACTGGCTCGGCGTCGAGCCCATCACCGGCCGCGACCTGTTCGCCCGGGTCGTGCACGGCGCCCAGGTGTCGCTGCTCATCGCCTTCTCCGCGACGGCCATCGTCGTCGTCGCGGGGACGGCGGCCGGCATCGCCGCCGGCTACTTCGGCGGCCGCACCGACACCGTGCTGTCCCGGCTGATGGACCTCACCATGTCCTTCCCCTCCCTCATCTTCATGATCGCGATGATGTCGGTGGCCCGGGACGTCAACCGGATCGTCCTCATGACCGCCGTCATCGGCCTCTTCGGCTGGCCCGGCATCGCCCGCGTCGTCCGCGGCCAGACCCTGTCGCTCAAACACCGCGAGTACGTCGACGCCGCCCGCGTCGGCGGCTCCGGCCCCTGGCGCATCCTCGTCCGCGACATCCTCCCGGGCGTCGCGGGCCCCGTCATCGCCTACACCACGCTGATGGTCCCCGGCATGATCGCCACCGAGGCCGCCCTCAGCTACCTCGGCGTCGGCGTCCGTCCGCCGACGCCCTCCTGGGGCCAGATGATCGCCGAGAGCGTCGCCTACTACGACACGGACCCCATGTACTTCGCCGTCCCGAGTCTCTGCCTGTTCCTCACCGTGCTCGCGTTCACCCTCCTCGGCGACACGCTGCGCGACGTCCTCGACCCGAGGGGAGGCGGCGCGTGA
- a CDS encoding ABC transporter substrate-binding protein: protein MNKRTYVLATALVTTLTLAVTGCSGGEKSGGGRTGKNPATTTVGTVLGGTPQKGGTLNVLSNQDFTHLDPARNWVMPDMDFGTRLLYRTLVTYKAAPGAGGSELVPDLAENLGTSSNGAKTWTFRLKPGLKYEDGTPITAQDIKYNVERSFSPDLPGGPDYAARYLAGAKGYQGPAQGKHLDSVKTPDARTIVFELHTAFAEFPFAATLPTFAPVPPKQDKGPQYDNRPFSSGPYKIDTYARDKQIVLVRNTHWDPKSDSVRKAYPDRIVVTMGLKGNQIDDRLIASSGSDASAVPWAQLRPESISKVLTKADVKARLLAESSSCTEMVQMHTGRAPFDNVKVRQAVQWALDREAIVTATGGPAVTDASSAAMPGSLFTGGKQPDTLKIPLSGDPEKAKQLLKEAGKGGGFSTSLTVSINDKAIGEAVQQSLGRAGIKVTIETVDPSAFYDTIGDTKNRTDLVYTGWCPDFPSGTTFLPFVFDGRYIKEKGNSGNHSLFKDDAVMKRMDEIAAMTDGGQANKAWQELDGQILAKAPVAPGAMKRRSLLVGTNIAGAYGHISWSGQIDYATVGLKDPSKSSN, encoded by the coding sequence ATGAACAAGCGCACGTACGTCCTGGCCACCGCCTTGGTGACGACCCTGACCCTGGCCGTGACCGGATGCTCCGGCGGAGAGAAGTCCGGCGGCGGCCGGACCGGCAAGAACCCCGCGACCACCACCGTGGGGACGGTCCTCGGCGGCACCCCGCAGAAGGGCGGCACGCTCAACGTCCTCTCCAACCAGGACTTCACCCACCTCGACCCGGCCCGCAACTGGGTGATGCCCGACATGGACTTCGGCACCCGGCTGCTCTACCGCACCCTCGTCACCTACAAGGCGGCACCCGGCGCCGGCGGCAGCGAACTGGTCCCCGACCTCGCCGAGAACCTCGGCACCTCGTCCAACGGCGCCAAGACCTGGACCTTCCGCCTCAAGCCGGGCCTGAAGTACGAGGACGGCACCCCGATCACCGCCCAGGACATCAAGTACAACGTGGAGCGGTCCTTCTCCCCCGACCTGCCCGGCGGCCCCGACTACGCGGCCCGCTACCTCGCCGGTGCCAAGGGGTACCAGGGGCCGGCCCAGGGCAAGCACCTCGACTCGGTGAAGACACCCGACGCCCGCACGATCGTCTTCGAACTCCACACGGCCTTCGCCGAGTTCCCCTTCGCCGCCACCCTGCCGACCTTCGCCCCCGTGCCGCCGAAGCAGGACAAGGGGCCCCAGTACGACAACCGCCCGTTCTCCTCGGGACCGTACAAGATCGACACGTACGCCCGTGACAAGCAGATCGTCCTGGTCCGCAACACCCACTGGGACCCGAAGAGCGACTCCGTCCGCAAGGCGTACCCGGACCGGATCGTCGTCACGATGGGCCTCAAGGGCAACCAGATCGACGACCGGCTCATCGCCTCCTCCGGCTCCGACGCCTCCGCCGTCCCCTGGGCCCAGCTCCGCCCCGAGTCCATCTCCAAGGTGCTCACCAAGGCCGACGTCAAGGCCCGGCTGCTCGCCGAGTCCAGCAGCTGTACCGAGATGGTCCAGATGCACACCGGCCGCGCCCCCTTCGACAATGTGAAGGTCCGCCAGGCCGTGCAGTGGGCCCTCGACCGGGAGGCGATCGTCACCGCCACCGGCGGCCCGGCCGTCACCGACGCCTCCAGCGCCGCCATGCCCGGCTCCCTCTTCACCGGCGGAAAGCAGCCCGACACCCTGAAGATCCCGCTCTCCGGCGACCCCGAGAAGGCCAAGCAGCTGCTCAAGGAGGCCGGAAAGGGCGGCGGCTTCTCCACCAGCCTCACCGTCTCCATCAACGACAAGGCGATCGGTGAGGCCGTCCAGCAGTCCCTGGGCCGGGCCGGCATCAAGGTGACCATCGAGACCGTCGACCCGTCCGCCTTCTACGACACCATCGGCGACACCAAGAACCGCACGGACCTCGTCTACACCGGCTGGTGCCCCGACTTCCCCTCCGGCACCACCTTCCTCCCCTTCGTCTTCGACGGCCGCTACATCAAGGAGAAGGGCAACTCCGGCAACCACTCCCTCTTCAAGGACGACGCCGTCATGAAGCGGATGGACGAGATCGCCGCCATGACCGACGGCGGCCAGGCCAACAAGGCGTGGCAGGAGCTCGACGGACAGATCCTCGCCAAGGCCCCGGTCGCCCCCGGAGCCATGAAGCGCCGCTCACTCCTCGTCGGCACCAACATCGCCGGCGCCTACGGCCACATCTCCTGGAGCGGGCAGATCGACTACGCGACCGTCGGCCTCAAGGACCCGTCGAAGAGCTCGAACTGA
- a CDS encoding NAD(P)/FAD-dependent oxidoreductase: MPTRQTSDVIVIGAGVVGAACAHYAALAGLSVTVVDRGSVAGGTTGAGEGNLLVSDKEPGPELELALLSTTLWTELADRLPPTVEYEAKGGLVVASGEAGLNALREFAAHQGKAGVVAHEVPGDRLHDLEPHLAPGLTGGFHYPQDSQVMPAHAAARLLGTAGDRVRLALGEEVTGLLTGAGGAVRGVRTATRELHAPYVVNAAGTWGGAVAGLAGVDLPVLPRRGFVLVTEPLPRVVRHKVYAADYVADVASGSAALQTSAVVEGTPAGPVLIGASRERVGFDRSLSTEVLRRLAAGATSLFPVLGTVRAIRTYLGFRPYLPDHLPAIGPDPRVPGLLHACGHEGAGIGLAPVTGQIVAACLTGAEPPLDIRPFRPERFDTTATATA, translated from the coding sequence GTGCCCACGAGACAAACCTCGGACGTCATCGTCATCGGCGCCGGCGTCGTCGGCGCAGCCTGCGCCCACTACGCGGCCCTCGCCGGCCTCTCCGTCACCGTCGTCGACCGCGGCTCCGTCGCGGGCGGCACGACCGGAGCGGGCGAGGGCAACCTCCTGGTCTCCGACAAGGAGCCCGGCCCCGAACTCGAACTCGCCCTCCTCTCCACCACGCTGTGGACCGAACTCGCCGACCGGCTCCCGCCGACCGTCGAGTACGAGGCCAAGGGCGGCCTCGTCGTCGCCTCCGGCGAGGCGGGACTGAACGCCCTGCGCGAGTTCGCGGCCCACCAGGGGAAGGCGGGTGTCGTCGCGCACGAGGTGCCGGGTGACCGGCTCCACGACCTGGAGCCCCACCTCGCACCGGGCCTCACCGGCGGATTCCACTACCCGCAGGACTCTCAGGTGATGCCCGCCCATGCTGCCGCGCGGCTGCTCGGCACCGCCGGCGACCGGGTTCGCCTCGCGCTGGGGGAGGAGGTCACCGGCCTCCTGACCGGCGCGGGCGGAGCGGTCCGCGGGGTGCGGACCGCGACCCGCGAACTCCACGCGCCTTATGTGGTGAACGCCGCCGGGACCTGGGGCGGCGCCGTCGCCGGGCTCGCCGGCGTCGACCTGCCCGTACTGCCCCGCAGGGGCTTCGTCCTGGTCACCGAACCGCTGCCGCGCGTCGTCCGCCACAAGGTGTACGCCGCCGACTACGTGGCCGACGTGGCCAGCGGCTCCGCGGCCCTCCAGACCTCCGCGGTCGTCGAGGGCACCCCGGCGGGCCCCGTCCTCATCGGCGCCAGCCGGGAGCGCGTCGGCTTCGACCGGAGCCTCTCCACCGAGGTGCTGCGCCGCCTCGCCGCCGGTGCCACCTCGTTGTTCCCCGTCCTCGGCACCGTACGGGCGATCCGCACCTACCTCGGCTTCCGCCCCTATCTGCCCGACCACCTGCCCGCCATCGGGCCCGACCCCCGGGTCCCGGGGCTGCTGCACGCCTGCGGACACGAGGGCGCGGGCATCGGGCTCGCACCGGTGACCGGGCAGATCGTCGCCGCCTGTCTGACCGGCGCCGAACCTCCCCTCGACATCCGCCCCTTCCGGCCCGAGCGCTTCGACACCACCGCCACCGCGACCGCCTGA
- a CDS encoding (2Fe-2S)-binding protein has protein sequence MARTPTDLVGAQPDPPFEITFDGRRVTALPGQTVAAALWGAGILAWRTTRDGGRPRGAFCGIGQCYDCLATVNGEPNRRACLVPARPGDAITTQEGHGHDRLGV, from the coding sequence GTGGCCCGCACACCCACCGACCTGGTCGGTGCACAGCCCGACCCGCCGTTCGAGATCACCTTCGACGGCAGGCGGGTCACCGCCCTGCCCGGCCAGACCGTCGCAGCCGCCCTGTGGGGCGCCGGCATCCTGGCCTGGCGCACCACCCGGGACGGCGGCCGGCCACGCGGCGCCTTCTGCGGCATCGGCCAGTGCTACGACTGCCTCGCCACCGTCAACGGCGAGCCCAACCGGCGCGCCTGTCTGGTCCCGGCCCGCCCCGGCGACGCGATCACCACCCAGGAAGGACACGGCCATGACCGCCTCGGCGTCTGA